The genomic segment TATCGCACTTCCAAAAAAATCACATTCACGAAAGTACCGCATCCACCAGTCTCTGCGTATACTCTTCCTTGGGTTCATTGATGATATCATCGGGAATTCCGCTTTCCACTACTTTTCCCTCATACAGTACCAGAACCCTGTCACAGAACATCTGGACAAGGGCCAGATTATGACAAATAAAAATAAAAGACAGCCCATTCTTCTCTTTCAGGTCTTCCAGAAGCTCCATGATCTGTTTCTGTATGGTTACATCCAGAGCACTGGTTGCCTCATCACAGATCAGAACTTTTGGTTTTACTGCCAGAGCTCTTGCTATCGCAGCCCGCTGACACTGTCCGCCACTTACCTCATGAGGATATCTTTTTGCATATTCCTTCTCAAGGCCGCACTGCTCAAGCAATTCTGCTACTCTTTTCTCCACATCAGCCTTTTTCATTCCACGGTTTCTAAGACTCTCACCAATTCCGTCACCCAGTGTCCTTCTGGGATCAAAAGAACCCACCGGATTCTGAAAAACCATCTGTATATCTCCATATACCTCTTTCAGCTGACTTTGTTTCAGTCTTGTAATATCTTTTCCTTCAAATTTCAATGTACCCTCTGTGATATCAGTCAGCCGGGTGAGCAGCTTTGCTATTGTACTTTTCCCACTGCCGGATTCTCCTACGATTCCCAGCGTTTCTCCTTTTTTTAGTGTAAAGCTTACATCATTTACTGCTTTAAAAGGATTTTTTCCTCTCTGGGTAAATATTTTTGTTAAATGTTCTGCCTCTAAAAGTATGCTCATACTCTGACCTTCCTTTGCAGCTTTGGTACAGCCTCCAGCAATTTCCTGGTATACGGATCCCGGGGATGATCCAGTACACGGTCTGCTGTGCCATATTCTACTGTTTTTCCATTTTTCAAAACCAACACAGTATCTGCCATTGCCCGGACTACCCCGATATCATGTGTCACGATCACAATTGCAGTTCCAAACAACTCTCTTAACTTAAGCATTTCCCTTACAACCTGACGCTGTACAGACACATCCAGAGCACTGGTCGGTTCATCCGCAAATAGGATGGGCGGATTCATAAGCATGGCAATTGCAATACCTGCTCTCTGATTCATTCCGCCTGACAGTTCAAATGGATAACTGTCCCACACACGCTGACTGTCCTTAAAGTTCAGTTTATCAAACAGATCCATTGCCCTGCTTTTGGCCTCACTTCTTGTTATCTTCGTATGTACACGCATACTTTCATAAATCTGTTCTCCAATGGTGCGGATCGGGCACAGGGAAGCACCTGCATCCTGAAAGATCATGCCAATTCCTGCACCTCTGATCTTTCTTTTTTCTTTCTCCGGTATATCCAGAATATTCTGATTCATATATCGGATATCTCCTCTTGTCACAAGACCATCCGGTCCCAGAAGTCCCATTGCGGCTTTGATCAGGGTGCTTTTCCCACTGCCGGATTCTCCCACAAGGCCAAGTATCTCTCCATGTTCAAGAGAGAAGCTCACATCATGAACCACCGCTTTCCCGCCAAATGATATCTCTACGGAATCGTAGGTCAGTATTTTTCTATCCATTTCTGTAAACCATCCTTGTTAATACTTACCAAATCAGGGGCAAAATATCTTTTGCCCCTGAAATATCATCGTTCACATATTCTTCATTTATTGTTACAGTTTAGTTGATATCCAAATCCGCTGTCAGTTCATAATAATCACATGGATGTGCAGTCAGTCCTGTTACATTAGACTGCATGATCATACTCATTCTCAGGTAAGAGCAGAATACATAGGCATTGTCATCCAGGATTGTCTGCTGCATCTGAATCGCCAGATCTGAACGCTTATCTGCGTCGAATTCTTGCTTCATCTGTTTTTCCAGATCTTCCAGTTTATCACTGTGATAATGTCCGTTATTGCTTGCAGATTCATCCAGTGTGCAGGAAGTGAAGAAATACTCCGGATCTCCTGTAGGTGCAGTTACCATGGCACTTGCATATACATCCCATAATGCAGGGTCTTTACGGATAGTATTATTATCAGAGGTACAATTTATCTGAACATCCATACCGATTTCTTTTAAGGTTGCCTGTGCAGACTCTGCAAGAAGCGGAAGCTCCTGACGGCTGGGATAAGTAAGCCAGCGGATCTCCAGTTTCTGTCCGTCTTTTTCACGGATACCGTCACCATCGGAATCCACCCATCCTGCTTCCTCCAGAACCTTCTTTGCCCCATCAGGATCATAGCTCTCTGTTGTCAGATTCTGCCCTCCAAAAGAGAAGGTATCCGGGAAAACACCGACTGCAGGATATCCATATCCATTCAGAAGCACAGACACAAAGCTGTCCTTATCAATACCCATGGCAATTGCTTTACGCACTGCCGGGTCAGATGTTACAGGACTTTCAAAGTTCATCCACGCATAGAATGCACGGCTTGTAGCTGTACTGGTAAATGTAAAGTCATCATTTTCAAATAAAGGATAGCTTGCATATGCCATACCATAGGCAGCATTAATCTCCCCTGCCTGAAGAGCCATTGCCAGTGTATCACCGTCAGAGATTGTACGGACAGTGATCTCATCCACATTCACATCTCCGTTCCAGTAGTTTTCATTCTTTACAAGATTAACATGATCATCTGTCACCAGTTCAGTTGCCACATAAGGACCTGTACCGATCACTATACCATCATCACTGATACCTGCCTGCATATCAATAATACATCCATAAGGATCACTGAGATAATTGATCAGTGCAGGCTTCGGTTCTGTAGTCTTTATGGTAACAGTATTTCCATCTGCCTCGATAGTATCAATGCAAAGATCTCCTGCTGCACGCTCATGATTGGCAACCAAAGCCTCCAGGCTTTCCTTTACTGCTTCTCCGTCACAGGCACGTCCATTGGAAAACACAACTCCGTCGTTCAGTGTGATCTTCCAGGTCAGCTCGTCAATATTTTCATACTCTTTTGCGATCCATGGCTCTATTTCCATTGTATCAGAATAACGGAAAAGAGTTTCCCCTACTCCATAACGGATGCAAGCCCATCCTGCATAGGTATTCTGAGGATTAATATCTGCCTCCTCATTTTCCGCATTAAAGGTGGTATCGCCAAATACCAATGTCTTTTTTTCTGCTGCCAGTGTTGGCATAGCTGTCATTCCTACTGCCAGCCCCAGGGCAATTGCCATTGCCAGAAATTTCTTTGTTCTCATTTTCTTTCCTCCTCGTTTGTTTTCATATTACTTATCATGAACGGCTGTTCTTAGGATCCAGATAGTCACGAACTGTATCACCTAACAGATTGAAAATTGCCACAGATATAAAAATTGCAATTCCAGGTGATAATACTACCCATGGATATGTTTGGATCATACTTCGTCCGCTGCTCATCATACTTCCCCATTCAGCCATGGGAATCTGTGCTCCCAGTCCAAGAAATGACAGACCTGCAAGTTCCATCATCATGGTACCGATATCAAGCATGGCTGTTACCAGAACAGGGCCCAGCATATTTGGAAGAATATGTCTGAGCATAATCTGACCTGAGCTGTCACCTGCCAGTATGGCAGCATGAATATAGGGTTCCTCTTTTAATGCCAGAGTCTGCCCTCTGGCAATACGTGAATATTTCGGCCAGCTTACTACTGCCAGTGCTATAACAGCATTCTGAATGCCTCCCCCAAGAATAGCTGCAATCGCCATGGCAAATACAAGCCCAGGGAAAGCAAGACATATATCTGAGATTCTCATCATAACAGTATCTGCAGCTCCGCCAAAATATCCGCAGCATACACCCACAGCTGTTCCTAACACAAAAATCACAGCAACCAGGATAAAGGTCGAAAAAATACTGGCTCTTGCACCACTTATAACTCTGGACAGCATATCTCTCCCATATGTATCTGTTCCCATAGGATGCTGAAGACTGGGGGGCTGAAGTGCACTTGCCAGATCCTGTGCATAAGGGTCATATGGACAGAGATGCTCTGAAAAAACTGCAAGTATCACAAGCCCTATTGCCAGAATAAGAAAAAAGACCAGCTTTTGTTTTATATGGTTTTTCTTAATCTTCTGTACACGCACTGTCACATTTTTATTCTGCTTTTCACTCATTGTTTCACACCTCCCAGACGGATTCTCGGATCCAGGAACCGGTATGACAGATCTGTAAGCAGATTTACTACAACATAGATGATCGCCATCCACATAACATATGCCTGAATAATAGGATAATCACGCATGGAGATAGCATCTACTGCCATCTTTCCAACTCCATCCCACATAAAGATTGATTCTACGATTGCAGTTCCTCCCAGCAGATTTCCCACTGACAGCATCAGCAAGGTAATGATGGTTACCAGCGAAGCCTTCATAATACTTTTCCAAAGAGTGACAGAAAACTTTACTCCTCTTGCTTTCGCTCCTGCCACATAATCTTTACTCAGTTCATCCAGCACAGTTGCACGGACCTGGCGAAGATACTTGGCCGACATGGCAATTGCCAGAGTGATTGCCGGCATTGCCACACTCTTTAAACTTACATCTTTGGATATAACCGGAAAAATCCGCAACCTGATCGCAAGAAAATACATCAACAGCAATGATACAAAAAAATTAGGAAGACTGTTTCCTATAAAGCTGCATAAACGGATCAGATAATCCGTAATCGTATTCTGTTTCACTGCTGACAGAATCCCCAGAGGGATTGATATGATGATGGTCAGCAAAATAGATGTCACTGTAAGAAGCAGCGTTGCCGGAAGCTTCGATATGAACGTATCAAAAACCGGAAGACTGGATACATAGCTGTTTCCCATATCTCCATGAAGCAGTTTCCCAAGCCACACAAAATACTGGGTCAGAAATGGTTTGTCCAGTCCCAGCTGTTCTCTGGCTGCATTTAACTTATCTTCTGACAGAATCTGTCCTGTATTTTCCATTTTTTGTGTCACTACATCACTTCCCGCAATCCGCATCATGCCATAGGAGAGAAAAGTAATCGCAAACAAAATGGGAATCAGCTGGAGCAGTCGTCTGAATGCATATTTTCTCATTTGATTATCTCCATTTTATAATTTTTCAAAATTGTACTCCTAATTAGCCACCATTCAGTTTAACAAAAGCAAAAATAGCCCACAACCCACCCTGGGGGTTATAAGCTATTCTTAATTTGAATATCTATCGTCATTTTTGGAATAGGTTTTTTTAATATCAGCAATAATTTAAAACAACCATCCCATTTTGTTCTAAACTATGTTATACTACAAGAGCTGTCGAACCTCCAGCAGGAAGGAGGTGAGTTTCATGGAAGCAATTTTTACTTCATTTCTTGTCTCTGTCATAGCAGGCGTAGTTAGCTACT from the Blautia wexlerae DSM 19850 genome contains:
- a CDS encoding ABC transporter ATP-binding protein; its protein translation is MSILLEAEHLTKIFTQRGKNPFKAVNDVSFTLKKGETLGIVGESGSGKSTIAKLLTRLTDITEGTLKFEGKDITRLKQSQLKEVYGDIQMVFQNPVGSFDPRRTLGDGIGESLRNRGMKKADVEKRVAELLEQCGLEKEYAKRYPHEVSGGQCQRAAIARALAVKPKVLICDEATSALDVTIQKQIMELLEDLKEKNGLSFIFICHNLALVQMFCDRVLVLYEGKVVESGIPDDIINEPKEEYTQRLVDAVLS
- a CDS encoding ABC transporter ATP-binding protein — its product is MDRKILTYDSVEISFGGKAVVHDVSFSLEHGEILGLVGESGSGKSTLIKAAMGLLGPDGLVTRGDIRYMNQNILDIPEKEKRKIRGAGIGMIFQDAGASLCPIRTIGEQIYESMRVHTKITRSEAKSRAMDLFDKLNFKDSQRVWDSYPFELSGGMNQRAGIAIAMLMNPPILFADEPTSALDVSVQRQVVREMLKLRELFGTAIVIVTHDIGVVRAMADTVLVLKNGKTVEYGTADRVLDHPRDPYTRKLLEAVPKLQRKVRV
- a CDS encoding ABC transporter substrate-binding protein translates to MRTKKFLAMAIALGLAVGMTAMPTLAAEKKTLVFGDTTFNAENEEADINPQNTYAGWACIRYGVGETLFRYSDTMEIEPWIAKEYENIDELTWKITLNDGVVFSNGRACDGEAVKESLEALVANHERAAGDLCIDTIEADGNTVTIKTTEPKPALINYLSDPYGCIIDMQAGISDDGIVIGTGPYVATELVTDDHVNLVKNENYWNGDVNVDEITVRTISDGDTLAMALQAGEINAAYGMAYASYPLFENDDFTFTSTATSRAFYAWMNFESPVTSDPAVRKAIAMGIDKDSFVSVLLNGYGYPAVGVFPDTFSFGGQNLTTESYDPDGAKKVLEEAGWVDSDGDGIREKDGQKLEIRWLTYPSRQELPLLAESAQATLKEIGMDVQINCTSDNNTIRKDPALWDVYASAMVTAPTGDPEYFFTSCTLDESASNNGHYHSDKLEDLEKQMKQEFDADKRSDLAIQMQQTILDDNAYVFCSYLRMSMIMQSNVTGLTAHPCDYYELTADLDIN
- the nikC gene encoding nickel transporter permease, translating into MSEKQNKNVTVRVQKIKKNHIKQKLVFFLILAIGLVILAVFSEHLCPYDPYAQDLASALQPPSLQHPMGTDTYGRDMLSRVISGARASIFSTFILVAVIFVLGTAVGVCCGYFGGAADTVMMRISDICLAFPGLVFAMAIAAILGGGIQNAVIALAVVSWPKYSRIARGQTLALKEEPYIHAAILAGDSSGQIMLRHILPNMLGPVLVTAMLDIGTMMMELAGLSFLGLGAQIPMAEWGSMMSSGRSMIQTYPWVVLSPGIAIFISVAIFNLLGDTVRDYLDPKNSRS
- the nikB gene encoding nickel ABC transporter permease, with product MRKYAFRRLLQLIPILFAITFLSYGMMRIAGSDVVTQKMENTGQILSEDKLNAAREQLGLDKPFLTQYFVWLGKLLHGDMGNSYVSSLPVFDTFISKLPATLLLTVTSILLTIIISIPLGILSAVKQNTITDYLIRLCSFIGNSLPNFFVSLLLMYFLAIRLRIFPVISKDVSLKSVAMPAITLAIAMSAKYLRQVRATVLDELSKDYVAGAKARGVKFSVTLWKSIMKASLVTIITLLMLSVGNLLGGTAIVESIFMWDGVGKMAVDAISMRDYPIIQAYVMWMAIIYVVVNLLTDLSYRFLDPRIRLGGVKQ